A region of Vigna radiata var. radiata cultivar VC1973A chromosome 10, Vradiata_ver6, whole genome shotgun sequence DNA encodes the following proteins:
- the LOC106776133 gene encoding protein arginine N-methyltransferase 1.6 isoform X2, which translates to MSSHRAFQLKLNPLTGNSEWIVIEDNDESFAQNFHKPFLATTSYLDMLNDSTRNAAFRQAIQKTISKPCHVLDIGAGTGLLSMMAARAMGDEGKVTACESYLPMVKLMKKVLRLNGMEGRVKIINKRSEELQVGFDMPSRAHVLLVESTFLWKLHDFHNNEATVSDSIRLTPPGLDSVLGIKRQQYAMHVNPLQEEITLLSEPFKIFEFDFWKRPESYGETELCVKATNDGRVHVVVSWWVLQLDQEGTIYYSTAPRWISSPTITSPIGWCDHWKQCVWFVPGSGISILQGEEIRLLATHTETSFSYNFDTLVPTTEILNHRCMTGDFQLVLPPERAAIYADKEWRLSMLKAVQSMGKDRLLCLVVDDSVFLPLLVAKLSEASVMSLLPGLRERGLQYLQAVAHANGLSHSCIEVLEKNVQQLNMDDIHQKKVDLLIAEPFYVGYDGMLPWQNLRFWRDRTTLNDILSEDALTIPSKGILRACAMSLPDLWKSRCCLSSIEGFDHSVVNATLGACGHPPELEEGPCLPFFVWQCGEFDVLSETFDVMEFDFSKQICECQGKSQVKFTKRGVCHGFVLWIDWVMDLQNSIVISTGPDKKYWKQGVKLLGTPRTVDPQSLTGVQPCSAVVEACFSPLKGELKIILDFL; encoded by the exons ATGTCCTCCCACCGCGCATTCCAGCTTAAACTTAATCCGTTAACAGGTAACTCTGAATGGATCGTCATTGAAGACAATGACGAGAGCTTCGCCCAGAATTTCCACAAGCCTTTCCTTGCCACGACGTCGTATTTGGACATGCTTAATGACTCCACCAGAAACGCGGCATTTCGCCAAGCCATTCAGAAAACCATCAGCAAACCTTGCCATGTCCTCGATATCGG TGCTGGAACTGGGTTGCTTTCGATGATGGCTGCACGTGCCATGGGTGACGAAGGGAAGGTCACAGCTTGTGAATCTTACCTTCCCATGGTGAAGCTGATGAAGAAGGTGTTGCGCCTTAATGGCATGGAGGGAAGAGTCAAAATCATCAACAAGCGGTCTGAGGAACTCCAAGTTGGTTTTGATATGCCTTCGCGAGCACATGTTCTT CTGGTTGAAAGCACATTCTTGTGGAAGTTGCATGATTTTCATAACAACGAGGCTACTGTATCTGATAGCATTCGGCTTACTCCTCCAGGACTTGATAGTGTGCTAGGTATCAAACGTCAGCAATATGCTATGCATGTCAATCCTTTACAGGAAGAAATAACATTG CTTTCAGAACCGttcaaaatttttgaatttgatttttggaaaCGGCCAGAGAGTTATGGAGAAACTGAGTTGTGTGTAAAGGCAACAAATGATGGGAGAGTTCATGTTGTGGTCTCTTG GTGGGTACTTCAACTTGATCAGGAAGGGACTATCTATTATTCCACTGCTCCAAGGTGGATAAGCTCACCGACAATTACAA GTCCTATTGGTTGGTGTGACCACTGGAAACAGTGTGTTTGGTTCGTTCCAGGCAGTGGTATTTCCATACTCCAAGGGGAAGAAATTCGTTTACTTGCTACTCATACTGAAACTAGTTTCTCATATAATTTTGATACCCTAGTACCAACTACTGAGATTTTGAACCATAGGTGCATGACAGGAGATTTTCAGCTTGTACTACCACCAGAAAGAGCTGCAATTTATGCAGATAAAGAATGGAGGCTTTCAATGTTGAAAGCAGTACAAAGCATG GGAAAAGATCGCCTGTTATGCTTGGTTGTAGATGATAGTGTCTTTTTACCACTTCTTGTAGCAAAGCTTTCCGAAGCAAGTGTAATGTCATTACTTCCTGGGTTGAGGGAAAGGGGCCTCCAATACCTGCAAGCAGTTGCCCATGCAAATGGTTTGTCACATAGTTGCATTGAAGTTCTTGAAAAAAACGTGCAACAGTTAAACATGGATGATATACATCAGAAAAAG GTTGATCTGTTAATAGCTGAACCTTTCTATGTAGGATACGATGGTATGCTGCCATGGCAGAACCTACGattttg GAGGGATCGTACTACACTTAATGATATACTCTCAGAAGATGCTCTGACAATTCCTAGTAAAGGAATATTAAGAGCATGCGCTATGTCTCTTCCT GATCTTTGGAAAAGTCGTTGTTGCCTGAGTAGTATTGAAGGTTTTGACCATTCAGTGGTAAATGCTACATTGGGGGCCTGCGGTCATCCACCGGAACTAGAAGAGGGTCCCTGTCTCCCTTTTTTCGTCTGGCAGTGTGGAGAATTTGAT GTGCTTAGTGAGACATTTGACGTGATGgagtttgatttttcaaaacaaatatgcGAATGTCAAGGAAAATCCCAG GTTAAgttcaccaagaggggggtatGTCATGGATTTGTATTATGGATTGACTGGGTCATGGATTTACAAAATTCTATTGTGATTTCAACTGGTCCAG ATAAGAAGTACTGGAAGCAGGGAGTTAAGCTTCTTGGAACACCTAGAACAGTAGACCCTCAAAGCTTGACAGGTGTCCAACCTTGTTCTGCAGTTGTCGAAGCTTGTTTTAGCCCTTTAAAGGGGGAACTCAAAATTATACTTGATTTTTTATGA
- the LOC106776133 gene encoding protein arginine N-methyltransferase 1.6 isoform X1: MSSHRAFQLKLNPLTGNSEWIVIEDNDESFAQNFHKPFLATTSYLDMLNDSTRNAAFRQAIQKTISKPCHVLDIGAGTGLLSMMAARAMGDEGKVTACESYLPMVKLMKKVLRLNGMEGRVKIINKRSEELQVGFDMPSRAHVLVSEILDSELLGEGLIPTLQHAYDNLLVENAMTVPYRATIYGQLVESTFLWKLHDFHNNEATVSDSIRLTPPGLDSVLGIKRQQYAMHVNPLQEEITLLSEPFKIFEFDFWKRPESYGETELCVKATNDGRVHVVVSWWVLQLDQEGTIYYSTAPRWISSPTITSPIGWCDHWKQCVWFVPGSGISILQGEEIRLLATHTETSFSYNFDTLVPTTEILNHRCMTGDFQLVLPPERAAIYADKEWRLSMLKAVQSMGKDRLLCLVVDDSVFLPLLVAKLSEASVMSLLPGLRERGLQYLQAVAHANGLSHSCIEVLEKNVQQLNMDDIHQKKVDLLIAEPFYVGYDGMLPWQNLRFWRDRTTLNDILSEDALTIPSKGILRACAMSLPDLWKSRCCLSSIEGFDHSVVNATLGACGHPPELEEGPCLPFFVWQCGEFDVLSETFDVMEFDFSKQICECQGKSQVKFTKRGVCHGFVLWIDWVMDLQNSIVISTGPDKKYWKQGVKLLGTPRTVDPQSLTGVQPCSAVVEACFSPLKGELKIILDFL, from the exons ATGTCCTCCCACCGCGCATTCCAGCTTAAACTTAATCCGTTAACAGGTAACTCTGAATGGATCGTCATTGAAGACAATGACGAGAGCTTCGCCCAGAATTTCCACAAGCCTTTCCTTGCCACGACGTCGTATTTGGACATGCTTAATGACTCCACCAGAAACGCGGCATTTCGCCAAGCCATTCAGAAAACCATCAGCAAACCTTGCCATGTCCTCGATATCGG TGCTGGAACTGGGTTGCTTTCGATGATGGCTGCACGTGCCATGGGTGACGAAGGGAAGGTCACAGCTTGTGAATCTTACCTTCCCATGGTGAAGCTGATGAAGAAGGTGTTGCGCCTTAATGGCATGGAGGGAAGAGTCAAAATCATCAACAAGCGGTCTGAGGAACTCCAAGTTGGTTTTGATATGCCTTCGCGAGCACATGTTCTT GTAAGCGAGATACTTGATTCAGAGCTACTGGGTGAGGGGCTTATACCGACCCTACAACATGCATATGACAATTTGTTGGTGGAAAATGCTATGACTGTGCCATATCGAGCAACTATATATGGACAG CTGGTTGAAAGCACATTCTTGTGGAAGTTGCATGATTTTCATAACAACGAGGCTACTGTATCTGATAGCATTCGGCTTACTCCTCCAGGACTTGATAGTGTGCTAGGTATCAAACGTCAGCAATATGCTATGCATGTCAATCCTTTACAGGAAGAAATAACATTG CTTTCAGAACCGttcaaaatttttgaatttgatttttggaaaCGGCCAGAGAGTTATGGAGAAACTGAGTTGTGTGTAAAGGCAACAAATGATGGGAGAGTTCATGTTGTGGTCTCTTG GTGGGTACTTCAACTTGATCAGGAAGGGACTATCTATTATTCCACTGCTCCAAGGTGGATAAGCTCACCGACAATTACAA GTCCTATTGGTTGGTGTGACCACTGGAAACAGTGTGTTTGGTTCGTTCCAGGCAGTGGTATTTCCATACTCCAAGGGGAAGAAATTCGTTTACTTGCTACTCATACTGAAACTAGTTTCTCATATAATTTTGATACCCTAGTACCAACTACTGAGATTTTGAACCATAGGTGCATGACAGGAGATTTTCAGCTTGTACTACCACCAGAAAGAGCTGCAATTTATGCAGATAAAGAATGGAGGCTTTCAATGTTGAAAGCAGTACAAAGCATG GGAAAAGATCGCCTGTTATGCTTGGTTGTAGATGATAGTGTCTTTTTACCACTTCTTGTAGCAAAGCTTTCCGAAGCAAGTGTAATGTCATTACTTCCTGGGTTGAGGGAAAGGGGCCTCCAATACCTGCAAGCAGTTGCCCATGCAAATGGTTTGTCACATAGTTGCATTGAAGTTCTTGAAAAAAACGTGCAACAGTTAAACATGGATGATATACATCAGAAAAAG GTTGATCTGTTAATAGCTGAACCTTTCTATGTAGGATACGATGGTATGCTGCCATGGCAGAACCTACGattttg GAGGGATCGTACTACACTTAATGATATACTCTCAGAAGATGCTCTGACAATTCCTAGTAAAGGAATATTAAGAGCATGCGCTATGTCTCTTCCT GATCTTTGGAAAAGTCGTTGTTGCCTGAGTAGTATTGAAGGTTTTGACCATTCAGTGGTAAATGCTACATTGGGGGCCTGCGGTCATCCACCGGAACTAGAAGAGGGTCCCTGTCTCCCTTTTTTCGTCTGGCAGTGTGGAGAATTTGAT GTGCTTAGTGAGACATTTGACGTGATGgagtttgatttttcaaaacaaatatgcGAATGTCAAGGAAAATCCCAG GTTAAgttcaccaagaggggggtatGTCATGGATTTGTATTATGGATTGACTGGGTCATGGATTTACAAAATTCTATTGTGATTTCAACTGGTCCAG ATAAGAAGTACTGGAAGCAGGGAGTTAAGCTTCTTGGAACACCTAGAACAGTAGACCCTCAAAGCTTGACAGGTGTCCAACCTTGTTCTGCAGTTGTCGAAGCTTGTTTTAGCCCTTTAAAGGGGGAACTCAAAATTATACTTGATTTTTTATGA
- the LOC106776133 gene encoding protein arginine N-methyltransferase 1.6 isoform X3: MSSHRAFQLKLNPLTGNSEWIVIEDNDESFAQNFHKPFLATTSYLDMLNDSTRNAAFRQAIQKTISKPCHVLDIGAGTGLLSMMAARAMGDEGKVTACESYLPMVKLMKKVLRLNGMEGRVKIINKRSEELQVGFDMPSRAHVLVSEILDSELLGEGLIPTLQHAYDNLLVENAMTVPYRATIYGQLVESTFLWKLHDFHNNEATVSDSIRLTPPGLDSVLGIKRQQYAMHVNPLQEEITLLSEPFKIFEFDFWKRPESYGETELCVKATNDGRVHVVVSWWVLQLDQEGTIYYSTAPRWISSPTITSPIGWCDHWKQCVWFVPGSGISILQGEEIRLLATHTETSFSYNFDTLVPTTEILNHRCMTGDFQLVLPPERAAIYADKEWRLSMLKAVQSMGKDRLLCLVVDDSVFLPLLVAKLSEASVMSLLPGLRERGLQYLQAVAHANGLSHSCIEVLEKNVQQLNMDDIHQKKVDLLIAEPFYVGYDGMLPWQNLRFWRDRTTLNDILSEDALTIPSKGILRACAMSLPDLWKSRCCLSSIEGFDHSVVNATLGACGHPPELEEGPCLPFFVWQCGEFDVLSETFDVMEFDFSKQICECQGKSQVKFTKRGVCHGFVLWIDWVMDLQNSIVISTGPDCR; encoded by the exons ATGTCCTCCCACCGCGCATTCCAGCTTAAACTTAATCCGTTAACAGGTAACTCTGAATGGATCGTCATTGAAGACAATGACGAGAGCTTCGCCCAGAATTTCCACAAGCCTTTCCTTGCCACGACGTCGTATTTGGACATGCTTAATGACTCCACCAGAAACGCGGCATTTCGCCAAGCCATTCAGAAAACCATCAGCAAACCTTGCCATGTCCTCGATATCGG TGCTGGAACTGGGTTGCTTTCGATGATGGCTGCACGTGCCATGGGTGACGAAGGGAAGGTCACAGCTTGTGAATCTTACCTTCCCATGGTGAAGCTGATGAAGAAGGTGTTGCGCCTTAATGGCATGGAGGGAAGAGTCAAAATCATCAACAAGCGGTCTGAGGAACTCCAAGTTGGTTTTGATATGCCTTCGCGAGCACATGTTCTT GTAAGCGAGATACTTGATTCAGAGCTACTGGGTGAGGGGCTTATACCGACCCTACAACATGCATATGACAATTTGTTGGTGGAAAATGCTATGACTGTGCCATATCGAGCAACTATATATGGACAG CTGGTTGAAAGCACATTCTTGTGGAAGTTGCATGATTTTCATAACAACGAGGCTACTGTATCTGATAGCATTCGGCTTACTCCTCCAGGACTTGATAGTGTGCTAGGTATCAAACGTCAGCAATATGCTATGCATGTCAATCCTTTACAGGAAGAAATAACATTG CTTTCAGAACCGttcaaaatttttgaatttgatttttggaaaCGGCCAGAGAGTTATGGAGAAACTGAGTTGTGTGTAAAGGCAACAAATGATGGGAGAGTTCATGTTGTGGTCTCTTG GTGGGTACTTCAACTTGATCAGGAAGGGACTATCTATTATTCCACTGCTCCAAGGTGGATAAGCTCACCGACAATTACAA GTCCTATTGGTTGGTGTGACCACTGGAAACAGTGTGTTTGGTTCGTTCCAGGCAGTGGTATTTCCATACTCCAAGGGGAAGAAATTCGTTTACTTGCTACTCATACTGAAACTAGTTTCTCATATAATTTTGATACCCTAGTACCAACTACTGAGATTTTGAACCATAGGTGCATGACAGGAGATTTTCAGCTTGTACTACCACCAGAAAGAGCTGCAATTTATGCAGATAAAGAATGGAGGCTTTCAATGTTGAAAGCAGTACAAAGCATG GGAAAAGATCGCCTGTTATGCTTGGTTGTAGATGATAGTGTCTTTTTACCACTTCTTGTAGCAAAGCTTTCCGAAGCAAGTGTAATGTCATTACTTCCTGGGTTGAGGGAAAGGGGCCTCCAATACCTGCAAGCAGTTGCCCATGCAAATGGTTTGTCACATAGTTGCATTGAAGTTCTTGAAAAAAACGTGCAACAGTTAAACATGGATGATATACATCAGAAAAAG GTTGATCTGTTAATAGCTGAACCTTTCTATGTAGGATACGATGGTATGCTGCCATGGCAGAACCTACGattttg GAGGGATCGTACTACACTTAATGATATACTCTCAGAAGATGCTCTGACAATTCCTAGTAAAGGAATATTAAGAGCATGCGCTATGTCTCTTCCT GATCTTTGGAAAAGTCGTTGTTGCCTGAGTAGTATTGAAGGTTTTGACCATTCAGTGGTAAATGCTACATTGGGGGCCTGCGGTCATCCACCGGAACTAGAAGAGGGTCCCTGTCTCCCTTTTTTCGTCTGGCAGTGTGGAGAATTTGAT GTGCTTAGTGAGACATTTGACGTGATGgagtttgatttttcaaaacaaatatgcGAATGTCAAGGAAAATCCCAG GTTAAgttcaccaagaggggggtatGTCATGGATTTGTATTATGGATTGACTGGGTCATGGATTTACAAAATTCTATTGTGATTTCAACTGGTCCAG ATTGCAGATAA
- the LOC106776068 gene encoding OBERON-like protein, with protein sequence MLPLRSQSQVGGLQTSLSLVSSDPVLSPDEPRSNSDNLRESPAESASSQETWPTADAATTKKTENGKAEINCLEQNVIHRVSSADKVTLQDIARESVGTICEKMHRLPEEYLEELKNGLRVILDGGNGSQHREEFFILQKFVQGRTDLTAKTLVRAHRVQLEILVAINTGIQGFLHPSISLSQNSLIEIFGYKRCRNIACQNQLPADDCTCEICNATNGFCNLCMCVICNKFDFEVNTCRWIGCDLCSHWTHTDCAIRQQLICIGPSSKSGAGPTEMVFRCQACNRTSELLGWVKDVFQHCAPSWDGEALMRELDYVSRIFHGSKDPRGRKLFWKCDDLKEKLKTKKVDSKAACRAILMFFQELEVDSPKGLENGENGRLIAPQDACNRIAEVVQEAIRKMEIVADEKMRMFKKARMALEACDRELADKSREVAELKMERQKRKLQIEELEKIVRLKNAEADMFQLKANEAKREAERLQRISLAKQDKSEEEFTSNYLKQRLNEAEAEKQYLYEKIKLQESSRASQSNSGGDPSQMLMYSKIHDLLYNAPPKPDTQGHTFRTNP encoded by the exons ATGCTCCCTCTGCGTTCGCAATCACAGGTTGGGGGACTACAAACATCACTGTCACTTGTTTCTTCAGATCCTGTTCTGTCTCCTGATGAACCAAGATCAAACTCTGACAATCTCCGTGAATCTCCGGCTGAAAGTGCAAGTTCTCAAGAAACATGGCCTACAGCTGATGCAGCTACAACAAAGAAGACGGAGAATGGAAAAGCAGAGATTAATTGCCTTGAGCAGAATGTGATTCACCGTGTTTCTAGTGCAGACAAAGTTACTCTTCAGGATATTGCCAGAGAAAGTGTCGGCACAATATGTGAAAAAATGCATCGTCTACCCGAGGAGTATCTAGAAGAGTTGAAAAATGGACTTCGAGTTATCCTTGATGGAGGGAATGGTTCACAGCATAGAGaagaatttttcattttgcagAAGTTTGTTCAGGGCAGAACTGATTTGACAGCCAAGACACTGGTCAGAGCACATCGAGTGCAACTTGAAATCCTTGTTGCAATAAATACTGGAATTCAGGGATTTTTGCATCCTAGCATCAGTCTTTCACAGAATTCCCTCATTGAGATCTTTGGCTATAAGAGATGCAGAAACATAGCGTGCCAAAACCAGCTTCCAGCTGATGATTGTACCTGTGAAATATGCAACGCCACTAATGGTTTCTGCAATCTTTGCATGTGTGTGATCTGCAACAAGTTTGACTTTGAGGTGAATACTTGCCGCTGGATTGGATGTGATTTGTGTTCTCATTGGACTCACACAGATTGTGCCATTCGTCAGCAACTTATTTGCATTGGCCCTTCTTCAAAGAGCGGGGCGGGACCAACTGAAATGGTTTTCCGGTGTCAAGCTTGCAATAGGACTTCAGAACTGTTGGGTTGGGTTAAAGATGTTTTCCAGCACTGTGCACCTTCATGGGATGGAGAGGCCTTAATGAGGGAACTTGATTATGTTAGCAGGATCTTTCACGGGAGTAAAGACCCTCGAGGGAGGAAGTTGTTTTGGAAGTGTGATGATCTgaaggaaaaattgaaaactaaaaaagtaGATTCAAAGGCTGCTTGCAGGgcaattttgatgtttttccaAG AGCTTGAGGTAGACTCTCCAAAAGGCTTGGAAAATGGAGAAAATGGAAGGTTGATTGCTCCACAAGATGCATGTAATAGAATTGCTGAAGTAGTGCAGGAGGCTATAAGAAAGATGGAAATAGTAGCTGATGAGAAGATGAGGATGTTCAAGAAGGCTCGCATGGCCCTCGAAGCTTGCGATCGTGAATTAGCTGACAAATCCAGGGAAGTGGCAGAGCTCAAGATGGAGAGGCAAAAAAGGAAGCTGCAGATAGAAGAGTTGGAGAAAATTGTGAGGCTAAAAAATGCGGAGGCTGATATGTTCCAATTGAAGGCTAATGAGGCTAAACGAGAGGCTGAGAGGCTCCAGAGGATTTCTCTTGCCAAGCAAGATAAATCAGAGGAAGAATTTACTAGCAACTACCTGAAACAACGATTAAACGAAGCCGAGGCTGAGAAACAGTATCTTTACGAGAAGATCAAATTGCAGGAGAGTTCTCGTGCTTCACAGAGCAATAGTGGTGGTGACCCCTCTCAGATGCTGATGTATTCCAAAATCCATGATCTGTTGTACAATGCTCCTCCCAAACCAGACACTCAGGGCCACACTTTTCGGACAAATCCCTGA